One Malus domestica chromosome 11, GDT2T_hap1 genomic region harbors:
- the LOC103447776 gene encoding kinesin-like protein KIN-5D: MDSSQSQQRRGGLVSLSPSQTPRSSDKSVRDLRSGDSNSTNRHEKEKGVNVQVLVRCRPLSEDEVRVHTPVVISCNEGRREVAAIQNIANKQIDRTFAFDKVFGPASQQKELYDQAVSPIVNEVLEGYNCTIFAYGQTGTGKTYTMEGGARKKNGEFPSDAGVIPRAVKQIFDILEAQVAEYSMKVTFLELYNEEISDLLAPDENTKFVDDKSKKPIALMEDGKGGVFVRGLEEEIVCTANEIYKILEKGSAKRRTAETLLNKQSSRSHSIFSITIHIKECTPEGEEMIKCGKLNLVDLAGSENISRSGAREGRAREAGEINKSLLTLGRVINALVEHSGHVPYRDSKLTRLLRDSLGGKTKTCIIATVSPSIHCLEETLNTLDYAHRAKNIKNKPEVNQKMMKSALIKDLYSEIDRLKQEVYAAREKNGIYIPRDRYLSEEAEKKAMAEKIERMELDSDSKDKQLQELQELYSSQQLLAVELSDKLEKTEKKLEETGHALYDLEDKHRQANATIKEKEFLIVNLLKSEKSLVGRAFELRAELENAASDVSSLFAKIERKDKIEDGNRILVQKFQSQLTQQLEVLHKIVAVAVTQQEQQLKDMEEDMQSFVSTKAEATEELQGRLGKLKNMYGSGIKALDGIAGDLEGNSQSTFSHLNSEVSNHSSALEDLFKGIASEADALLNDLQGNLHNQEEKLNAFAQQQREAHARAVETARSVSKVTVDFFKTLDLHASNLTQIVEEAQTVNDKKLSELEEKFEECAANEERQLLEKVAELLASSNARKKKLVQTAVNDLRESATSRTNKIQQEMSTMQDSTSSIKTKWTLHMEKTESHYREDTTAVECGKKDMEEVLQNCLKQASVGAAQWKKAQESLLNLEKRNVASVDSIVRRGTEVNQTLRDRFSSSVSAALEDVDIADKNLLSSIDHSLQLDHEACGNLNSMIVPCCGDLRELKGGHYHNIVEITENAGKFLLDEYVVDEPSCSTPRKRSFNLPSVASIEELRTPAFEELLRLFWDERSAKQQANGDIKHIAGAYEAAQSIRDSRVPLTAIN; this comes from the exons ATGGATTCCTCGCAGTCCCAACAGAGAAGAGGAGGATTGGTATCACTATCACCGTCACAGACGCCAAGGTCGAGCGACAAGTCGGTGCGAGATCTGCGATCCGGGGATTCGAATTCGACAAACAGGCATGAGAAGGAAAAGGGTGTCAATGTGCAGGTCCTTGTGCGTTGCAG GCCATTGAGTGAAGACGAAGTGAGGGTGCATACGCCCGTCGTGATTTCTTGCAATGAGGGTAGAAGGGAAGTTGCTGCAATTCAGAATATAGCTAACAAGCAGATTGATAGAACCTTTGCGTTTGACAAG GTCTTTGGTCCAGCATCCCAACAGAAGGAACTGTATGACCAGGCTGTCTCTCCTATCGTAAATGAAGTGCTTGAGGGATATAACTGCACTATCTTTGCCTATGGTCAGACAGGGACGGGGAAAACATACACAATGGAGGGAGGAGCAAGAAAGAAG AATGGGGAATTTCCTAGTGATGCGGGTGTTATCCCAAGAGCCGTTAAACAAATTTTTGACATATTAGAAGCTCAGGTTGCTGAGTATAGCATGAAAGTCACATTTTTAGAGCTGTACAATGAGGAGATAAGTGATCTTTTGGCTCCTGATGAGAACACGAAATTTGTAGATGACAAATCAAAGAAACCCATAGCTCTCATGGAAGATGGAAAAGGTGGTGTTTTTGTACGAGGCTTAGAAGAAGAGATAGTGTGCACAGCAAATGAAATTTACAAAATCTTGGAGAAGGGATCTGCAAAAAGGCGAACAGCTGAGACTCTTCTCAACAAGCAAAGCAGCCGTTCACACTCAATATTTTCCATCACAATCCATATTAAGGAATGCACTCCAGAGGGTGAAGAAATGATTAAATGTGGGAAGCTGAATCTTGTCGACCTTGCTGGTTCTGAGAACATTTCGCGCTCTGGTGCAAGAGAG GGAAGAGCAAGAGAAGCTGGGGAGATAAATAAGAGCTTGCTTACTCTTGGTCGTGTCATTAATGCTCTAGTTGAGCACTCTGGTCATGTTCCATACAG GGATAGTAAACTAACAAGATTGCTGAGAGACTCCTTAGGAGGGAAAACAAAGACATGCATAATTGCTACCGTATCACCCTCCATCCATTGTTTGGAAGAAACACTCAACACCTTAGACTATGCACACCGTgccaaaaatataaagaacaaACCAGAG GTCAATCAAAAAATGATGAAGTCTGCTTTGATTAAGGATTTGTATTCTGAGATTGATCGGCTCAAGCAAG AGGTATATGCTGCCAGAGAGAAGAATGGAATCTATATACCACGTGATCGTTATCTTAGTGAAGAAGCAGAGAAGAAG GCAATGGCTGAAAAGATAGAGCGGATGGAACTTGATTCTGATTCCAAAGACAAG CAATTGCAGGAGCTTCAGGAACTTTACAGTTCTCAGCAACTTTTGGCTGTAGAATTGAGtgataaacttgaaaaaactgAG AAAAAGCTTGAGGAAACTGGACATGCGCTGTATGATCTTGAGGACAAGCATCGACAAGCAAATGCGACCATCAAAGAGAAGGAATTTCTGATAGTGAATCTCCTCAAATCGG AGAAATCGCTCGTCGGGCGTGCATTTGAGCTAAGAGCAGAGCTAGAGAATGCTGCATCAGATGTGTCCAGTTTATTTGCCAAAATtg AGCGCAAGGACAAAATTGAAGATGGAAACCGGATACTAGTCCAGAAATTTCAGTCCCAATTAACTCAGCAGCTTGAAGTCTTGCATAAGATTGTGGCAGTTGCAGTGACACAACAGGAGCAGCAATTAAAAGATATGGAAGAGGACATGCAGTCCTTTGTATCAACGAAGGCGGAG GCTACTGAAGAACTACAAGGGAGATTAGGAAAGCTTAAAAACATGTATGGTTCTGGTATTAAAGCTCTAGATGGTATAGCTGGGGATCTTGAAGGAAATTCGCAATCAACGTTTTCTCATCTAAACTCTGAAGTTTCTAACCATTCTTCTGCTCTGGAAGAT CTCTTCAAAGGAATTGCTTCAGAAGCTGATGCATTACTCAATGATCTTCAAGGTAATCTTCACAACCAAGAGGAAAAGCTAAATGCATTTGCACAACAACAGCGTGAG GCTCATGCCAGAGCTGTCGAAACTGCACGTTCAGTTTCTAAAGTAACTGTGGACTTTTTCAAAACTCTAGACTTGCATGCATCCAATCTGACCCAAATTGTGGAAGAAGCACAAACTGTCAACGACAAGAAATTGTCTGAACTTGAAGAGAAGTTTGAG GAGTGTGCTGCTAATGAAGAAAGGCAGTTACTAGAGAAAGTGGCAGAGCTGCTGGCAAGTTCAAATGCCAGGAAGAAAAAACTG GTACAAACTGCTGTAAATGATCTTCGAGAGAGTGCAACAAGCAGAACCAACAAAATACAGCAAGAAATGTCAACCATGCAAGATTCAACTTCGTCTATCAAAACCAAATGGACACTTCACATGGAAAAAACAGAATCCCATTACCGTGAAGACACAACGGCTGTGGAATGTGGAAAGAAAGACATGGAGGAGGTTCTACAGAATTG TTTGAAGCAGGCATCAGTGGGTGCAGCACAGTGGAAGAAAGCTCAGGAGTCCTTGCTCAATCTAGAAAAGAGAAATGTTGCTTCTGTGGACTCTATTGTTAG GAGGGGAACGGAAGTCAATCAAACCTTACGTGATAGGTTCTCCTCGTCTGTGTCAGCTGCACTAGAAGATGTAGACATCGCAGACAAGAATCTCCTTTCCTCCATAGATC ATTCATTACAACTTGACCACGAGGCATGTGGAAATCTAAATTCAATGATTGTTCCATGTTGCGGGGATCTGAGGGAACTAAAGGGAGGTCACTACCACAATATTGTTGAAATCACCGAAAATGCAGGAAAATTTCTTCTGGATGAATACGTG GTGGACGAACCATCTTGTTCCACGCCAAGAAAGAGGTCATTCAATCTTCCAAGCGTTGCATCAATTGAAGAACTCAGGACTCCAGCTTTTGAGGAGTTGTTGAGGCTATTCTGGGATGAAAGATCGGCGAAACAGCAAGCCAATGGAGACATAAAACACATCGCAGGGGCGTACGAGGCTGCTCAATCCATTAGAGACTCCAGAGTTCCTCTCACTGCTATTAACTAA